A single window of Syntrophotalea acetylenica DNA harbors:
- the galE gene encoding UDP-glucose 4-epimerase GalE: protein MNILVCGGAGYIGSHMVKMLTEAGHHTTTFDNLSTGHRLAVQWGELVIGDLLDEAALRGLFAERRFDAVMHFSAKSLVGESVAQPAAYYRNNVIGTFNLLEAMRAAGVSCFVFSSSAATFGNPVAGRIDEQHPQAPINPYGETKLIVERMLRDYAAAYGLRSVSLRYFNAAGADPAGHIGEAHDPETHLIPNVLKAALDPAKQLKVFGQDYATPDGTCVRDYIHINDLCQAHLLALGHMEHHQGAHGFNLGNGQGFSILEIIRAAEQVTGQKIPYQACERRPGDPPTLVADATRARQQLGWQPQYTEITEILRTAWHWHRKQLY, encoded by the coding sequence ATGAATATTTTAGTCTGCGGCGGGGCCGGTTATATCGGCTCGCACATGGTCAAAATGCTGACCGAGGCCGGTCATCACACCACAACCTTTGACAACCTCTCCACCGGTCATCGCCTGGCGGTCCAGTGGGGCGAGCTGGTGATCGGCGATCTGCTTGACGAAGCAGCCCTGCGCGGGCTGTTCGCCGAGCGTCGCTTCGATGCGGTGATGCACTTTTCCGCCAAATCCCTGGTGGGCGAGTCGGTGGCCCAGCCGGCCGCCTACTACCGCAACAACGTCATCGGCACCTTCAACCTCCTCGAAGCGATGCGCGCCGCCGGCGTGTCGTGCTTCGTGTTCTCCTCCTCCGCCGCCACCTTCGGCAACCCCGTCGCCGGGCGCATCGACGAGCAGCACCCCCAAGCGCCCATCAACCCCTACGGCGAGACCAAGCTGATTGTGGAGCGCATGCTGCGCGACTACGCCGCCGCCTACGGCCTGCGCTCCGTCAGCCTGCGCTACTTCAACGCCGCCGGCGCCGATCCGGCCGGGCACATCGGCGAAGCCCACGATCCCGAGACCCACCTGATCCCCAACGTGCTCAAGGCCGCCCTCGATCCCGCCAAGCAGCTGAAGGTCTTCGGCCAGGACTATGCCACCCCCGACGGCACCTGCGTGCGCGACTACATCCACATCAACGACCTGTGCCAGGCGCACCTGTTGGCCCTCGGCCACATGGAGCACCATCAGGGCGCCCACGGCTTCAACCTCGGCAACGGCCAGGGCTTCTCCATCCTCGAGATCATCCGCGCCGCCGAGCAGGTCACCGGTCAAAAAATCCCCTACCAGGCCTGCGAACGCCGCCCCGGCGACCCGCCGACCCTGGTCGCCGACGCCACCCGCGCCAGACAACAACTCGGCTGGCAACCCCAATACACCGAAATCACGGAGATTCTCCGCACCGCCTGGCACTGGCACCGTAAACAATTGTATTAG
- a CDS encoding glycosyltransferase produces MKKIAFLVPTLRFGGGERVAINLINGISDLECYEVSVIVYDSQIDYDLNLGIEVISLNEKTDLKNKISRFCSFFRKSIKVDKILKKKKLI; encoded by the coding sequence ATGAAAAAAATAGCTTTTTTAGTGCCTACCTTAAGATTTGGTGGAGGAGAAAGAGTTGCAATTAATTTAATCAACGGCATATCTGATTTAGAATGTTATGAGGTTAGTGTAATAGTTTATGATAGCCAGATAGACTATGATCTTAATCTTGGAATTGAAGTAATATCACTAAATGAAAAAACAGATTTAAAGAATAAAATTTCTAGATTTTGTTCATTTTTCAGAAAATCTATTAAAGTTGACAAAATACTTAAAAAAAAGAAATTGATATAG
- a CDS encoding four helix bundle protein yields MRFEDLEVWKRGSRLSAEIYKELGQLRDFGFRDQITRAGLSIPSNIAEGFERESDRDCIKFLLYAKGSCGELRTQIYIGMEIDYISKKSGTAWVKETVEISCMLGGLINSKRSFLQKKENSGKNK; encoded by the coding sequence ATGCGTTTTGAGGATTTGGAGGTATGGAAGCGTGGGTCTCGGTTGAGTGCAGAAATTTACAAAGAACTTGGCCAACTAAGAGACTTTGGGTTCAGAGACCAAATCACCCGCGCAGGCCTTTCGATTCCCAGTAATATCGCGGAAGGGTTTGAGCGGGAATCCGATAGAGATTGCATTAAATTTCTCCTTTACGCAAAGGGCTCATGTGGTGAACTGCGCACACAAATATATATAGGGATGGAAATTGACTATATCTCGAAAAAATCCGGAACTGCCTGGGTAAAAGAAACGGTAGAGATTTCCTGTATGCTCGGTGGCCTGATCAACTCCAAACGCTCTTTTCTTCAGAAAAAAGAAAATTCAGGGAAAAATAAATGA
- a CDS encoding lipopolysaccharide biosynthesis protein, with the protein MSTKRKTIVFAFLQYAQLALTMAYGVFLLPVYIKYLNADMYGAWLASGNIVSWLQIIVPDCGQVLMQRLGDAYARKDIPRFSGMATTGNLVTLTLGLVIVLFAWLVGNHLDILLKLPSSVDAQKLGTAFVLTAIGTGMIVYTQAYSSANLALQATGYYGVINLAASFIRILVIIYGLFVAKQGVLTLGMGNLIYGACLLLGHSGVYLKVCFRKKISIVAKPTSLKELASLFSFSTFARIGETFARNVDYFLVARFFGPEVTTSLKLIKSVPEAILPFIRTTTHSILPPLIQQIANGRIKQNKSILMEFTGKLLMFCCFVLGGISVLNKAFIGLWIPGSQFLFGYISFLIIAGLVLASASDVFRSYVMAAGCINDVSLIIGISSLVQALCLYVMTWQFGLIGLAVIPLCIYIATISLFIIRFKKELQLQWSDFKGVAADVTVGSFLALLAGLTIIKMPADTWGAFFKSVVIYIGMFLLLGLLGSRDLRRLSRRVWRKMPLAGSKV; encoded by the coding sequence ATGTCGACCAAACGAAAAACCATTGTTTTTGCTTTTCTTCAATATGCCCAACTCGCACTGACAATGGCTTATGGTGTTTTTCTTTTGCCTGTATATATTAAGTATCTAAATGCTGATATGTATGGCGCATGGTTGGCATCTGGCAATATTGTGAGCTGGTTGCAAATTATTGTTCCGGATTGCGGGCAAGTGCTGATGCAACGCTTGGGGGATGCATATGCACGCAAGGACATCCCTCGTTTTTCTGGAATGGCGACAACAGGTAATCTTGTGACTCTAACCCTCGGACTGGTCATTGTCTTGTTTGCTTGGCTTGTGGGAAACCATCTGGATATTTTGCTGAAATTACCCAGTTCAGTTGACGCTCAGAAGCTTGGTACCGCATTTGTGTTAACGGCTATAGGTACGGGGATGATTGTTTATACACAAGCCTATAGTTCTGCCAATTTGGCTTTGCAGGCGACTGGATATTATGGCGTAATAAACCTTGCAGCCTCTTTTATTCGAATCCTCGTGATAATATATGGTCTTTTTGTTGCAAAACAGGGTGTGCTTACTCTTGGGATGGGAAATCTTATCTATGGAGCATGTTTGTTGTTGGGGCATTCAGGGGTTTATTTGAAAGTCTGTTTTCGTAAGAAAATATCAATCGTAGCAAAACCTACATCGTTAAAAGAGCTCGCTTCCCTTTTTTCGTTTTCTACATTTGCCCGTATTGGTGAAACATTTGCTCGCAATGTTGATTACTTTCTGGTTGCACGATTTTTTGGCCCAGAAGTTACAACTTCGTTAAAACTTATCAAATCTGTACCGGAGGCAATTTTACCATTTATTCGTACAACAACTCACTCAATTCTCCCACCTTTGATTCAACAGATTGCTAACGGTAGAATTAAACAGAATAAATCCATCTTAATGGAATTTACCGGAAAGTTGCTCATGTTCTGTTGTTTTGTTCTAGGTGGAATTTCGGTTCTAAATAAAGCATTTATTGGTTTGTGGATTCCTGGTTCCCAATTCTTATTTGGCTATATCTCTTTCCTTATTATAGCCGGATTGGTTTTAGCCTCTGCGTCTGATGTATTTCGCAGTTATGTGATGGCTGCCGGGTGCATAAATGATGTTTCACTAATTATTGGAATATCTTCATTGGTACAAGCGTTGTGCTTATATGTGATGACCTGGCAATTTGGGCTAATTGGCTTGGCAGTTATTCCTTTGTGTATTTATATCGCTACTATCTCACTATTCATTATTCGTTTTAAAAAGGAACTGCAGTTGCAGTGGTCTGATTTTAAAGGTGTAGCTGCAGATGTGACGGTTGGTTCTTTTCTAGCGTTGCTTGCTGGTTTAACGATAATTAAAATGCCAGCAGACACTTGGGGAGCGTTTTTTAAATCGGTAGTGATCTACATAGGGATGTTTCTTTTGTTGGGGCTTTTGGGGTCAAGGGATTTACGGAGATTGTCTAGACGTGTCTGGCGAAAAATGCCTTTAGCAGGTAGTAAAGTATAA
- the cysQ gene encoding 3'(2'),5'-bisphosphate nucleotidase CysQ — translation MPFDFKPLASGLGPRALEQLCQIAKKAGTAILEVYNGEIAVETKSDNSPLTAADKASHQVIAAGLEALTPEIPILSEEGKDIPYQERKNWRRFWLVDPLDGTKEFIKRNGEFTVNIALIEGGAPVLGVVYVPVQDKLYVGVVGQGAYVQQADAQPEPIQVRTPDAQAGLTVVMSRSHPSPELAEYLKNIEVAEALPVGSSLKLCVVAEGRADLYPRLGPTMEWDTGAGQAVVVAAGGTVQTPDGAPLGYNKPSLLNPHFIVRGARA, via the coding sequence GTGCCTTTTGATTTCAAACCTTTGGCCTCGGGCCTCGGGCCTCGGGCCTTAGAGCAACTCTGCCAGATTGCGAAAAAGGCAGGGACAGCAATTTTGGAAGTTTACAACGGCGAAATCGCCGTCGAAACAAAATCCGACAACTCCCCCCTGACCGCTGCCGACAAAGCCTCCCACCAGGTCATCGCGGCCGGGCTGGAGGCGCTGACGCCGGAGATTCCGATCCTGTCGGAAGAGGGCAAGGACATCCCTTACCAGGAGCGCAAAAACTGGCGGCGCTTCTGGCTGGTCGATCCGCTGGACGGCACCAAGGAGTTTATCAAGCGCAACGGCGAGTTTACCGTGAATATCGCCCTGATCGAGGGCGGCGCGCCGGTTCTGGGCGTGGTGTATGTGCCGGTGCAGGACAAGCTGTATGTCGGGGTCGTGGGGCAGGGAGCCTACGTGCAGCAGGCTGACGCGCAACCCGAGCCGATTCAGGTGCGCACGCCCGATGCGCAAGCCGGCCTGACGGTGGTGATGAGCCGCTCCCATCCGTCGCCCGAATTGGCGGAGTATCTGAAGAATATCGAAGTGGCTGAAGCGCTGCCGGTGGGCAGCTCGCTGAAGCTGTGCGTGGTAGCGGAAGGCCGGGCGGATCTGTATCCACGCCTCGGCCCCACCATGGAGTGGGATACCGGCGCGGGCCAGGCGGTGGTGGTGGCCGCCGGCGGCACGGTGCAGACCCCCGACGGCGCGCCGCTGGGGTACAACAAGCCCAGCCTGCTGAACCCGCATTTCATCGTGCGGGGCGCTCGGGCATAG
- the hepT gene encoding type VII toxin-antitoxin system HepT family RNase toxin, which yields MVNKNVLAARLDRLREYLDMLKAIQAYTLTDFIKDPFVYCAAERYLHLAIECLLDIGNHVISDRGYIKPDSYADVFRILGDNEVIPAPLCRELEGMASFRNLLVHDYLRLDRQKVYQIIQGKVKSLEQLAAVFAELF from the coding sequence ATGGTTAACAAAAACGTGCTCGCAGCCCGACTGGACAGGCTGCGGGAATACCTCGATATGCTCAAGGCCATTCAAGCCTACACGTTGACGGATTTTATCAAGGATCCCTTCGTGTACTGCGCCGCCGAGCGGTATCTGCATCTGGCCATAGAATGCCTGCTGGATATCGGCAACCATGTCATATCCGACCGCGGCTATATCAAGCCAGACAGCTATGCCGACGTTTTCAGGATACTCGGCGACAACGAGGTCATACCGGCACCCCTCTGCCGGGAGCTGGAAGGCATGGCCTCCTTCCGCAATCTGCTGGTACACGATTATCTCAGACTGGACCGCCAGAAGGTCTACCAGATCATCCAGGGTAAGGTTAAAAGCCTGGAGCAGCTTGCAGCAGTATTCGCCGAACTGTTCTGA
- a CDS encoding acyltransferase, protein MDIENIEIVSYDSSIVSRSKLHFLIGLGPRIKKYVYYTLVRAIARHRGAKIGKCTVLPYALAKKANANLIIGDHCCISSPDLDIRAPLTIGNFVIIGHGACIINASHNVDSPYFETTYNSLTIEDYCWVINCTVLPGVSKIGRGAVCGTGAVVVRDVSEMAVVGGNPAKVIRRRACVHDQYPPEALAAGDLLIYLNKWIGNVRKKRKA, encoded by the coding sequence ATGGATATTGAAAATATTGAGATTGTGAGTTATGACTCTAGTATAGTTTCTAGAAGTAAGTTACATTTTTTGATTGGATTGGGACCTAGAATAAAAAAATACGTATATTACACACTTGTTAGAGCTATTGCAAGACACAGGGGAGCGAAAATTGGAAAGTGTACAGTTTTGCCTTATGCCTTAGCAAAAAAAGCTAATGCAAACTTAATTATTGGTGATCATTGTTGTATATCTTCACCGGATTTGGATATTAGGGCTCCATTAACTATTGGCAATTTTGTAATTATTGGACATGGTGCTTGCATTATTAATGCATCACATAATGTAGATAGCCCTTATTTTGAAACAACTTACAATTCCTTGACTATTGAGGATTACTGTTGGGTGATTAATTGTACTGTCCTACCTGGTGTATCTAAAATAGGAAGAGGTGCTGTATGTGGTACGGGTGCGGTAGTTGTTCGGGATGTCTCGGAAATGGCTGTGGTAGGTGGGAATCCGGCAAAGGTAATAAGGCGGCGAGCATGTGTTCATGATCAATATCCTCCCGAAGCATTAGCTGCAGGAGACCTGCTGATATACCTAAATAAATGGATCGGCAATGTGAGAAAAAAAAGGAAAGCATAA
- a CDS encoding glycosyltransferase, which produces MLYRKANHVVAVSSGVKESLLKYVKGILVHVIYNPLELNLIRKLSEEKLNCDLGKYIVGVGRLHRQKGFDLLIKAFSLVGDHELKLVLVGEGEEKKKLYNLCVELGVEDRVLFKGFSRNPYKYMRNAKCFVLSSRWEGFGLVLAEALASKTKVVAFNCKSGPSEILDNGKYGILVEPGNVNQLSKCIAKLIYEDTSITILDNENAVSRFDMYKVVGQYAKLLIS; this is translated from the coding sequence ATTCTTTACCGTAAGGCAAATCATGTTGTAGCCGTTTCTTCTGGGGTTAAAGAAAGCCTACTTAAGTATGTGAAGGGAATTCTGGTCCATGTTATATATAACCCCTTAGAGTTAAATCTGATACGAAAGTTGTCTGAAGAAAAGTTAAATTGTGATCTCGGAAAATATATTGTAGGTGTTGGTAGGTTACATAGGCAAAAAGGATTCGATTTGTTGATTAAAGCTTTTTCTCTGGTTGGCGATCATGAGTTGAAGCTAGTGTTGGTTGGGGAAGGGGAAGAAAAAAAGAAGTTGTACAATCTTTGTGTAGAGCTTGGGGTTGAGGATAGAGTCCTCTTTAAAGGTTTTTCAAGAAATCCGTATAAGTATATGCGAAATGCCAAATGCTTTGTCTTGTCATCTCGATGGGAAGGGTTTGGTTTAGTTTTAGCCGAGGCATTAGCCTCAAAAACTAAGGTCGTGGCTTTTAATTGCAAATCCGGTCCTTCTGAGATTTTAGATAATGGAAAATACGGCATTCTTGTTGAACCAGGAAATGTCAATCAACTTTCAAAGTGTATCGCTAAATTGATTTATGAAGACACTTCTATAACTATTTTAGATAATGAAAATGCTGTATCCAGATTTGATATGTATAAAGTTGTTGGCCAATATGCCAAATTGTTAATTAGCTAA
- the mntA gene encoding type VII toxin-antitoxin system MntA family adenylyltransferase antitoxin has product MPENSAQIDTIAAFLRRQATVRFAYLFGSRARGDAGRLSDIDIAVFLDPGLDLFTCRLQLMEQLAVTLHSDRFDLVVLNDAPTTLRYEVIRDGRVLKEDKPLRVDFETGVLRGYLDTAPLRKTQQAYLRQQLAGERNHG; this is encoded by the coding sequence ATGCCAGAAAACAGCGCACAGATCGATACTATCGCGGCATTTCTCCGCCGGCAGGCGACGGTCCGATTTGCCTACCTGTTCGGATCCCGGGCCCGGGGCGATGCCGGGCGGCTGAGCGACATCGACATTGCGGTGTTTCTCGATCCGGGCCTTGACCTATTCACCTGCCGTCTGCAGCTCATGGAGCAACTGGCCGTCACCCTGCACAGCGATCGTTTCGACTTGGTGGTGCTCAACGATGCCCCAACCACCCTGCGCTACGAAGTGATTCGCGATGGCCGGGTGCTCAAGGAAGACAAGCCCCTCCGGGTCGATTTTGAAACCGGCGTTCTGCGCGGCTATCTTGACACCGCCCCGTTGCGGAAGACGCAGCAGGCCTATCTCAGGCAGCAACTGGCGGGGGAGAGGAACCATGGTTAA
- the cysN gene encoding sulfate adenylyltransferase subunit CysN codes for MSHKSNLIAEDIHQYLKKQEEKSMLRFITCGSVDDGKSTLIGRLLWDSKLIFEDQLAALEADSKRVGTQGEDVDYALLLDGLQAEREQGITIDVAYRFFSTDKRKFIVADTPGHEQYTRNMVTGASTAEVAIILIDARKGVLTQTRRHSYLVSLVGIRHVVLAINKMDLVDYAASRFHSIREEYETFAAGLGFEDVTAIPISALKGDNVIEANGHTPWYQGPPLLEYLETVQVVDDAASRPFRMAVQWVNRPNLDFRGFSGTIASGTLRPGDEVVVPSSGQKSTVARIVTMDGDLSQAVAGQAVTLTLQDEIDISRGDLLSAPLARPIHTDQLRAHVVWMHEEPLLPGRGYLLKTGCTTVPAQISDLRRKVNVNTLQQEPGKTLGLNEVGVCNLSLGKAISFDPYKENRATGNFILIDRFSNATVGAGMIDFALRRADNIHWQALDINKQARAEQKGQKPRVLWFTGLSGSGKSTIANLVEKKLHSMGKHSYILDGDNVRHGLNRDLGFTDADRVENIRRVAETAKLFVDAGLIVLVSFISPFKSERQLARDLLEPGEFIEVYVNTPLAVCEQRDPKGLYKKARAGQLKNFTGIDSAYEAPEKPEIVVNGAEKSAEELAEEIVREVFG; via the coding sequence GTGAGTCATAAATCAAATCTAATCGCCGAAGACATTCATCAATATCTAAAAAAGCAGGAAGAAAAATCGATGCTGCGCTTCATCACCTGCGGCAGTGTCGACGATGGCAAGAGTACCCTGATCGGGCGGTTGCTGTGGGATTCGAAGTTGATCTTCGAGGATCAGCTGGCTGCGCTGGAGGCCGACAGCAAGCGGGTCGGCACCCAGGGCGAGGATGTCGATTACGCGCTGTTGCTCGACGGTCTGCAGGCCGAGCGGGAGCAGGGCATCACCATCGACGTGGCGTATCGGTTTTTCTCCACCGACAAGCGCAAATTCATCGTCGCCGATACGCCCGGGCACGAGCAGTACACCCGCAACATGGTCACCGGCGCCTCCACCGCCGAGGTGGCCATCATCCTCATCGACGCCCGCAAGGGGGTGCTGACCCAGACCCGGCGCCACAGCTACCTGGTCTCTCTGGTGGGGATCCGCCACGTGGTGCTGGCCATCAACAAGATGGACCTGGTGGACTACGCCGCCAGCCGCTTCCACAGCATCCGCGAGGAATACGAAACCTTCGCCGCCGGGCTCGGTTTCGAGGATGTCACCGCCATCCCCATCTCCGCCCTCAAGGGGGACAACGTCATCGAGGCCAACGGCCACACCCCCTGGTACCAGGGGCCGCCCCTGCTGGAGTATCTGGAAACAGTGCAGGTCGTCGATGACGCCGCGTCCCGGCCGTTCCGCATGGCGGTGCAGTGGGTCAACCGTCCCAACCTCGATTTCCGGGGCTTTTCCGGCACCATCGCCTCCGGCACCCTGCGCCCCGGCGATGAGGTTGTGGTGCCGTCCTCCGGGCAGAAAAGCACCGTGGCCCGCATCGTGACCATGGACGGCGATTTGTCGCAGGCCGTCGCCGGGCAGGCCGTGACCCTGACCTTGCAGGACGAGATCGACATCAGCCGCGGCGACCTGCTGTCCGCCCCCCTGGCGCGCCCCATCCATACCGATCAGCTGCGGGCGCATGTGGTGTGGATGCACGAGGAGCCCCTGCTGCCGGGACGCGGCTACCTGCTCAAGACCGGCTGCACCACCGTCCCGGCCCAGATCAGCGATCTGCGGCGCAAGGTCAACGTCAACACCCTGCAGCAGGAACCCGGCAAAACCCTGGGCCTCAACGAGGTCGGGGTGTGCAACCTCAGCCTCGGCAAGGCGATCTCCTTTGACCCCTACAAGGAAAACCGCGCCACCGGCAACTTCATCCTCATCGACCGCTTCAGCAACGCCACCGTCGGCGCCGGCATGATCGACTTCGCCCTGCGCCGCGCCGACAACATTCACTGGCAGGCTCTCGATATCAACAAACAGGCCCGCGCCGAACAAAAAGGGCAAAAACCGCGCGTGCTGTGGTTCACCGGCCTGTCCGGTTCCGGCAAATCGACCATCGCCAACCTGGTGGAGAAAAAACTCCACTCCATGGGCAAACACAGCTACATCCTCGACGGCGACAACGTGCGCCACGGCCTCAACCGCGATCTCGGCTTCACCGACGCCGACCGCGTCGAAAACATCCGCCGCGTCGCCGAAACCGCCAAACTGTTCGTCGATGCCGGCCTCATCGTGCTGGTGTCCTTCATCTCCCCCTTCAAAAGCGAACGCCAGCTGGCCCGCGACCTGCTGGAGCCGGGCGAGTTCATCGAGGTGTACGTCAACACCCCGCTGGCGGTCTGCGAACAGCGCGACCCCAAAGGCCTCTACAAAAAAGCCCGCGCCGGACAACTCAAAAACTTCACCGGCATCGACTCCGCCTACGAAGCCCCGGAAAAGCCGGAGATCGTTGTTAACGGCGCGGAGAAGTCTGCGGAGGAACTGGCGGAGGAGATTGTGCGGGAGGTGTTTGGGTAG
- a CDS encoding glycosyltransferase family 4 protein, whose product MKIIVSHSQKQHVYRLVEALQRKILLKYFFTGIFVSCKGGIIKKLCKFQFIEKLAIKRGSANIDPRLVKCTFLPEILYQIFLKLNNKKKVYCFDRVHDFLVSIALLVIKFDILISYEKMSLFSFCVSKWLGKINLLDLCTIHPDKIIEINEKYNGVVIGCTNSRYLYKESKLKKKEYIKANYMISLSEFAKQSYVDAGIASDKIFVVNLGVDTNKFSPKKEKKIDAFEILFVAGIRYLKGIKDLIEVFKELCLENSKLTIVGGCGDAIEYVKQNISENIEYIPYLEHSFLREVYRRASVFALPSYMDSWGQVVVEALSSGLPVIISENTGAKELLSHGENGFIIKVGDRNELKKYILYCYNNKDRLEIMSRNARKSVEKLTWENYYQQIDSIIEHIKREI is encoded by the coding sequence TTGAAGATAATTGTATCTCATTCCCAAAAGCAGCACGTTTATAGACTTGTCGAGGCACTTCAAAGAAAAATTTTATTGAAATATTTTTTTACTGGTATCTTTGTGTCATGTAAAGGGGGAATAATAAAAAAACTATGTAAATTTCAGTTTATTGAAAAATTAGCTATTAAGCGTGGATCTGCAAACATTGATCCGCGTTTAGTTAAATGCACCTTTTTACCAGAGATATTATATCAAATATTTTTAAAACTTAATAATAAAAAAAAAGTCTATTGCTTTGATAGGGTGCATGATTTTTTAGTTTCTATAGCATTGTTGGTTATAAAATTTGATATCTTGATTTCTTATGAAAAAATGTCGTTGTTTTCTTTCTGTGTTTCTAAATGGTTAGGTAAAATAAACCTGTTAGATTTATGTACAATACATCCTGATAAGATTATAGAAATTAATGAAAAATATAATGGTGTAGTTATCGGTTGTACTAATTCAAGGTATTTGTACAAAGAGTCTAAACTAAAGAAAAAAGAGTACATTAAAGCCAATTATATGATTTCTCTTTCTGAATTCGCAAAACAGTCTTATGTAGACGCAGGAATCGCTTCTGATAAAATATTTGTTGTGAATTTGGGCGTGGACACAAATAAATTTTCTCCAAAAAAAGAAAAAAAAATAGACGCTTTTGAAATCTTATTTGTTGCTGGCATCCGATACTTGAAGGGTATCAAGGATCTTATTGAAGTTTTTAAAGAATTATGTTTAGAAAATTCAAAATTGACAATTGTCGGTGGTTGTGGCGATGCGATTGAGTATGTGAAGCAAAACATATCTGAAAATATCGAGTATATTCCTTATTTGGAACACTCTTTTTTAAGAGAAGTTTATAGAAGGGCATCTGTTTTTGCTTTGCCATCATATATGGATAGCTGGGGGCAAGTTGTCGTCGAAGCCTTATCTTCTGGATTACCCGTTATTATAAGCGAGAATACAGGAGCAAAGGAATTGTTATCTCATGGAGAAAACGGATTTATCATAAAAGTCGGTGATAGAAATGAATTGAAGAAATATATTTTATACTGTTATAACAATAAAGATAGGCTTGAAATAATGAGCCGTAATGCAAGGAAAAGTGTTGAGAAATTGACTTGGGAAAATTATTATCAACAGATTGATTCAATCATAGAGCATATCAAACGTGAAATTTAA